One Ranitomeya imitator isolate aRanImi1 chromosome 1, aRanImi1.pri, whole genome shotgun sequence DNA window includes the following coding sequences:
- the LOC138657976 gene encoding olfactory receptor 12D1-like, translating to METLNETHVTEFILLGITDLPQLQLVLFVSFLMFYLLSFIGNLSIVVVIIADHGLHTPMYFLLGNLSFLDFFYATTTVPKLLSGLLVEDKKITFEACIVQLHIFHFLGSTEAMLLMSMSYDRYVAICNPLRYHVLMAKAVCLQLAFTSWLVGFFYSLTHTIVTSRLPFCHVNKITHFYCDIKPLLKLACTDTHVNESLVNIVTGSVAVGTFILIIISYSFIATHIQNMRSENGRSKALSTCTSHLTVVLLYYGTAFCTYLRPVTKDSLEQDRLTAILFTVITPALNPIIYALRNKDVKKAFKKLFFEGQVLKQLTIS from the coding sequence ATGGAAACGTTGAATGAGACCCATGTAACAGAATTCATACTTCTAGGGATCACTGATCTCCCCCAGTTACAACTTGTACTCTTTGTTTCTTTTCTTATGTTCTACCTCCTAAGCTTTATTGGCAATTTAAGCATTGTGGTAGTGATTATTGCTGATCATGGTCTTCACACTCCAATGTACTTTTTACTGGGCAACCTTTCTTTCTTGGATTTCTTCTATGCAACCACAACAGTCCCTAAATTGTTGTCTGGTTTACTTGTGGAAGATAAGAAAATAACTTTCGAAGCTTGCATAGTCCAACTCCACATCTTTCATTTCCTGGGAAGCACGGAAGCCATGCTTCTTATGTCAATGTCTTACGACCGGTACGTCGCCATTTGTAACCCGCTGAGATATCATGTCCTTATGGCAAAGGCTGTGTGTTTGCAACTCGCTTTCACTTCCTGGCTTGTTGGTTTTTTCTATTCCTTGACCCATACAATTGTGACTTCCAGGCTTCCATTCTGCCACGTAAACAAAATAACCCATTTCTACTGTGATATAAAACCACTTTTGAAGTTGGCATGTACCGACACACACGTTAATGAGAGCTTGGTCAACATAGTGACAGGTTCTGTAGCTGTAGGCACATTCATTCTAATAATCATTTCCTACAGCTTTATTGCAACCCACATCCAGAATATGCGGTCAGAGAATGGTAGAAGTAAAGCCCTGTCTACCTGCACTTCCCATCTAACTGTGGTGCTTTTGTATTATGGAACTGCTTTCTGCACATATTTGAGACCAGTGACTAAGGATTCCTTGGAGCAAGACAGACTGACTGCAATACTCTTCACTGTCATCACGCCAGCATTGAACCCCATTATATACGCTCTGAGAAATAAGGACGTGAAAAAAGCTTTTAAGAAACTGTTTTTTGAAGGTCAAGTACTAAAACAATTAACTATTAGCTAA